The Campylobacter concisus genome has a window encoding:
- a CDS encoding basic amino acid ABC transporter substrate-binding protein, with amino-acid sequence MKNLLKFLMVGLALFFIGCGDDSGKKTAATAPEASKEVVYKVGSSADYPPFEYLDDKNQIVGFEIDLLNEITKKTGIKFDVANMSFDGLIPALKTGKIDIAISGMSATDERRKSVDFTKPYYFSENLFIRKKGSDVNKDNLKDKKISAQVGTLQEEAAKKITNQSIPAENVAAAIMSLNASKIDVVLTDSPIGVEFLKQNPDLEEFLRLPDGTEGFAMAFDKGKHTDLIKKIDAAIEELQKSGEFDKMLAKYDLKK; translated from the coding sequence ATGAAAAATTTATTAAAATTTTTAATGGTAGGGTTAGCTCTGTTTTTTATAGGTTGTGGTGATGATAGTGGCAAAAAAACCGCTGCAACTGCGCCAGAAGCTAGCAAAGAGGTAGTTTATAAGGTAGGATCAAGTGCTGATTATCCTCCATTTGAATATCTTGATGATAAAAATCAAATCGTTGGTTTTGAGATCGATCTTTTAAATGAGATCACTAAAAAAACTGGGATCAAATTTGACGTTGCAAATATGAGTTTTGATGGACTAATACCAGCTTTAAAAACAGGTAAGATCGATATCGCGATAAGCGGCATGAGCGCGACTGATGAGAGAAGAAAGTCTGTTGATTTTACTAAGCCATATTATTTTTCAGAGAATTTGTTTATCCGCAAAAAAGGCTCAGATGTAAATAAAGACAACCTTAAAGATAAGAAAATTTCAGCTCAAGTTGGCACACTTCAAGAAGAGGCAGCTAAAAAGATCACAAATCAGTCAATCCCAGCTGAAAACGTAGCGGCAGCTATAATGTCACTAAATGCCAGTAAGATCGATGTTGTGCTTACTGATAGTCCAATAGGTGTTGAGTTTTTAAAACAAAATCCAGACTTAGAGGAGTTTTTAAGACTTCCTGATGGCACAGAGGGCTTTGCGATGGCATTTGATAAGGGCAAACATACTGATCTTATCAAAAAGATAGATGCTGCGATCGAAGAGCTACAAAAATCTGGCGAATTTGACAAAATGCTCGCTAAGTATGATTTAAAGAAGTAA